One genomic window of Nicotiana sylvestris chromosome 10, ASM39365v2, whole genome shotgun sequence includes the following:
- the LOC138879723 gene encoding uncharacterized protein has translation MDYLIKRFQKMVRRNEKMLKRDSSNRLRNCDLCYKCGKPGHFMKDCPLLKQEFSKNHHEKIAKTNPVSFKDIKRKRSADNMMRQALAAWGDSSSESEDEPDTSDSSMMAVEGEKTGYDSTFL, from the coding sequence ATGGATTACCTAAtcaaaagatttcagaagatggtcagaagaaatgaaaaaatgctAAAAAGGGACAGTTCTAACAGACTAAGAAACTGTGATCTTTGTTACAAGTGTGGAAAGCCGGGACACTTCATGAAAGACtgtcctctcttgaagcaagaattctccaagaaccATCATGAGAAAATAGCTAAGACGAACCCGGTTTCTTTCAAGGACATAAAGAGAAAAAGATCTGCTGACAATATGATGAGACaggctcttgcagcatggggagattcatctagtgagtctgaagatgaaCCTGATACTagtgatagttccatgatggcagttgaaggcgAAAAGACTGGATATGACTCAACTTTTCTTTGA